A portion of the Lolium rigidum isolate FL_2022 chromosome 1, APGP_CSIRO_Lrig_0.1, whole genome shotgun sequence genome contains these proteins:
- the LOC124674624 gene encoding U-box domain-containing protein 39: protein MAAARSRWRPFTASSPSPPSSASSSPSSSFTATMDPPPEFLCPISGTLMADPVIVPPGRTIERACIQACAALAFYPPAVADLPSSPLVLIPNVALRSAILNWCERLGLPHPSPLSLDTAGDIVRRLMPPRQDQSRSQSQYGPPPQSNYGRPPQPASVRTRNRSVSGEDFPQEPKQRSGSVEEEIMAVLGATDTSPTEQREAMASLRQATRETREVRLQLCTPRLLAALRPMLLSGDAGIQANAAAAMVNLSLEAENKVRIVRSGAVSPLVDVLRAGHPEARDHAAGAIYSLAVEDENRAAIGVLGAIPPLLELFASGGAGHRARREAGMALYHVSLAGMNRSKIARTPGVVRTLLATAEARGRGSAEADADAAALRKLSLMILANLAGCPEGRAALMDGGAVAAVVGVMRSGAAAPGSSEEEYCISALYGMSKGSLRFRGLARAAGVEEALAPVTECDGGGVGRDMARRTLRAMRGEDDEMPFTASGILGSQWGDASIVSEGLVSLRRPPHQRGGNHGGTSGSNTTQF from the exons ATGGCCGCCGCCCGGTCGCGGTGGAGGCCCTTCACGGCCTCCTccccctcgccgccttcctccgcctcctcctcgccctcctcctccttcaccgccACCATGGACCCGCCGCCGGAGTTCCTCTGCCCCATCTCCGGCACGCTCATGGCCGACCCCGTCATCGTCCCGCCCGGCCGGACCATCGAGCGCGCATGCATCCAGGCCTGCGCCGCGCTCGCCTTCTACCCGCCCGCCGTCGCCGACCTCCCGTCCTCCCCGCTCGTGCTCATCCCCAACGTCGCCCTCCGCTCCGCCATCCTCAACTGGTGCGAGCGCCTCGGCCTTCCCCACCCTTCCCCGCTCTCCCTCGACACCGCCGGCGACATCGTCCGCCGCCTCATGCCGCCGCGCCAGGACCAGTCCAGGTCGCAGTCTCAGTACGGGCCGCC GCCGCAGTCGAACTACGGGCGGCCACCACAGCCCGCCTCCGTCCGGACAAGAAACCGCTCTGTCTCAGGCGAGGACTTCCCGCAGGAGCCCAAGCAGAGGAGCGGTTCCGTGGAGGAGGAGATCATGGCCGTGCTCGGCGCGACGGACACCAGCCCAACTGAGCAgagggaggcgatggcgtcgctgCGGCAGGCGACGCGGGAGACCAGGGAGGTGCGGCTGCAGCTCTGCACGCCGCGGCTGCTCGCGGCGCTCCGGCCGATGCTACTGTCCGGGGACGCCGGCATCCAGGCCaacgcggcggcggccatggtgaaCCTGTCGCTCGAGGCGGAGAACAAGGTGCGGATCGTGCGGTCCGGGGCGGTGTCGCCGCTCGTGGACGTGCTCCGGGCCGGCCACCCGGAGGCGCGGGACCACGCGGCCGGCGCGATCTACAGCCTCGCGGTGGAGGACGAGAACCGCGCGGCCATCGGCGTGCTCGGCGCGATCCCGCCGCTGCTGGAGCTCTtcgcgagcggcggcgcgggccaccGCGCGCGGCGGGAGGCCGGCATGGCGCTGTACCACGTCTCCCTCGCCGGGATGAACCGGTCCAAGATCGCGCGCACGCCGGGGGTCGTGCGGACGCTGCTGGCCACGGCGGAGGCGCGGGGCCGCGGGAGCGCCGAGGCGGACGCGGACGCCGCCGCGCTGCGGAAGCTGTCGCTGATGATCCTCGCGAACCTGGCCGGGTGCCCGGAAGGTCGGGCCGCGCTGAtggacggcggcgcggtggcggccgTGGTCGGGGTCATGCGCAGCGGCGCCGCGGCGCCGgggagctcggaggaggagtACTGCATATCGGCGCTGTACGGGATGAGCAAGGGCAGCCTGAGGTTCCGCGGGCTCGCGCGCgcggccggcgtcgaggaggCGCTGGCGCCGGTGACGGAGTGCGACGGCGGCGGGGTCGGGAGGGACATGGCGCGGCGCACGCTCCGGGCAATGCGCGGGGAGGACGACGAGATGCCGTTCACGGCGTCGGGGATACTGGGGAGCCAGTGGGGCGACGCGAGCATCGTGTCGGAGGGGCTCGTCTcgctccggcggccgccgcacCAACGGGGAGGCAACCACGGCGGGACGTCCGGGTCAAACACCACCCAGTTCTGA